ATGTTGACACGGAAAATTGAGTTGTTAGTCGGTCTGTTTTTACTGTCAGGATTGATTGCGTTTTGTGTATTGGTCTTCAATGTGGCTAATGTCAAAGTAGACACTCAGGATAGTAAATATTCACTTATTGCTGAATTTAATAATATTGGCGGACTTAAAGTTCGAGCACCGGTAAAAGTCGGTGGCGTGGTTGTTGGGCGAGTTTCTGAAATTACTCTTGATGATCGTAAACTGGTGCCCATTGTCACCTTGACCATGGATAA
This Shewanella aestuarii DNA region includes the following protein-coding sequences:
- the mlaD gene encoding outer membrane lipid asymmetry maintenance protein MlaD yields the protein MLTRKIELLVGLFLLSGLIAFCVLVFNVANVKVDTQDSKYSLIAEFNNIGGLKVRAPVKVGGVVVGRVSEITLDDRKLVPIVTLTMDKRYDQFPETSSLSILTSGLLGEQFIGLTPGFIDDDIAMLGDGDKVHDTRGALILEDLIGQLLYSMSSKDK